GTAACGTCCCAACCACAGGCGCGCATCTTAGCATTGACATCCTCGGTGTTGCAGAGGTCGACACTACCGTCGCAAGTAATCTGGTTGTTGTCGTACATGACCACAAGGTTGTTGAGCTTCCAATGCCCAGCCAGCTGAATAGCCTCAAGGGCGACACCTTCTTGTAGACAAGCATCGCCGATCATGCAGTAAGTCATGTTGTTGACGAGCTCGTAGTTGGGCTTGTTGTAAGTTGCCGCTAGATTCTTGGTAGCCATGGCGAGACCGACAGCATTGGCAATACCTTGTCCAAGGGGACCGGTCGTTACTTCGATACCCTCATGCTCAATCTCAGGATGACCGGGTGCCAATGAGTCGTAGTTGGATGAGTGGTAGGACTTGAGATGCTCAAAGGTCATGGCCTTGTAGCCTGTGAGATGGAGGAATGTGTACTGGAAGAGACATGTGTGGCCGTTGGAGAGGACGAAACGATCGCGGTTGAAGTAGTCAGGGTCGTTGGGGGAGTACTGCATCACGTACTTCCAGAGGGCGAGGCCAATGGCCGCCATACCCATAGCACCTCTGTAACTCAATCAGTATATGCcattcttttgtctttcgATGGCTGTGGAAATTACCCAGGGTGACCGCCCTTGAATTGCTCACAGAGATCAGCGATCAAGCAGCGAAACTGCCGCAGGGCAAGATCAATTGTCTCTGCATCATCGTTCTTGATCAACTTTACAACATTGGAAAGAGCTACAGGCTCTTCCTGTGTCTCTGGGGTAATTGCGCTTGGTGCCATCTCGGACTGGATCTGGGACTCTGTGATAGTCTTTCAAGACGAGTAGATGATGAGTGCAGTTGAGAAACATCGAAAGTGACTCCTGAGTTATAGACATTTCGAAAAAGCATCTTTTGCGCGTGATCTTTCTCATAACGACGGTGACGTTCGTTGTGGCCATGGCACACCGGGTTACCCAAACAGGGCAGGGGAAAGCGCCGTGGGGATATGTGCGTTTGCCATTTGACGTGGggtccttgatgagcttgacatTATTGGATTGAAGGAGAATCGGGTTCTGGATCAGGAAGTTGGAGGCACCAGATCACGGCTTTGCCTGTTGAGGTTAGAGTCGAGATTGCGCTTAGAACTGCCATGGTCTTGATGCTCGGGGTATTGGCGCCTCATGATCGTGTGGAGACAAGGTTGCAATCATTTGGGTGACGGAAATACTGATGAGGTTAGTGTGTCGTCTCTAATAAGTGTTGTACAACTCTGGAAACCTGCATTCGCGACAGAGATTGCTAGGTGAAAGAAACAACCGGGCTTGTTTGTAGAACCGAAGGCTAGCAAAAACAAACGGGCAGTTCAGGGGCTAAGACACGGTGGAGACACCCCCGTATTTGTGTCTTGCTCAACACCTGAGCACATCTTTTTGTACCCCCTCTTTCAGCCTGGAAATGCTGGATCTTGGCGAAGGCCACGCCTGCCGTAGTGGGATGTGACAACCTCCGGCTGCAATTACCTCGTCGAATCAACCAAGAATCACTCTTCAAACTCAATTTGAGACACATCATTCTTCGCATAGAACTTCCAAATGGACCCTATGTCGGTAATGCTTGACTCAACATATATTCGGCGCCTCCAGAAATGGATATCCGTTGATGGTATATCCTAACGAGCGTGCGTCTCCAAAACCGTTGTCCCCCAGCAGCCTcgattcttttcttcactTACCATTCTTTCACGACCTCGTTGATACCAATACAACTTGGTTGTCACAATGGCTCCCGCTATCGTATCCGACATTGAGCTCCCGGCCCATGTGCCTGAGACTAGAGAAACACCCGCTTCCAAAGCATCAACGTTCAAGCTCTTTTCCCTCGAGAACAAGACCGTCGCCATCACAGGCGGAGCTCGCGGTCTGGGTATAACACTTGCCATTGCCGTTGTCGAAGCCGGCGGTAGTGTAGCTTGCCTCGATATTCTCGAGGAGCCATCGCCAGCTGAGTGGGCACAGCTCAACAAGATCGCCACGGCCAACAAGGCTTATGTCTCATACCGAAAATGCGACGTCACAGAAGAGCAGTCCGTCGAGACAGCGATGAAGGAGatcgctgctgaggctgaccAGTCTGGAGCGCCTTTCTGGGGCACAATTGCTTGTGCCGGCATTCAGCAACAGATTGCGGCGCTGGATTATCCAGCTGCCGACTTTGATCGTATCCTACGAGTCAATGTAACTGGTGTCTTCAATACTTGCAAGTACGCAGCACGCGTTCTGCGAGAGAAGAACAGCCCCGGaagcatcgtcatcattggAAGCATGTCAGGCAACATTGCAAACCGAGTAAGCCCTCAAAGCAATCACCAGGCATATCCACAGACTAACAAAGGACAGGGTCTCTCCTGCACAGCTTATAACTCCAGCAAGGCAGCTGTTCAACAAATGTGCCGATCGGTCGCTCAGGAATGGGGTCAATACGGCATCCGAGTCAACACCTTGTCTCCCGGATACATCAGAACCGCTATGACGGATCAATTGCTTCAAGAGAACCccgaggttgagaagacatGGATGGCGGGTGCTTTGCTGGGCCGCCTGGGGGCTCCTGAAGACTTCAAGGCCCCTGCGGTATTCCTACTGTCCGAGGGTGCTTCATTTGTTCACGGAACAGACTTGAGGGTCGATGGAGGACATTGCGCATCAGCATGACTGATTAGAGCGTTTGCCAATATAAGAAACTTTACCACTTGATTGCGGGGTGTCCCAGAAACGTGCAACGGTCTGGGGATCAACTGGTCGACCGCCCATTCCCCTACCTTTAGGACCGAGACCGTTGCTAACGAGCGCCCGAAAGTCCTCTTTGAGCCCAATTAAGGCCGCGtgaaaaagagataaagttATTTACCTCATTGAGCTATTTGAACGCCAGGTGACCTTAGTCAATGGCGTTCACACTGCCACCACCAAAATCATGGCGCTAATTCAGCCTCTGGTGTTAGTCGCGGAAGCCTTGCGAGGTTGTTTCAGTAATTTGGCTGCCTCAGCTGAACCCATATAAAAAGTGACAACTACCCATATTTGGTCGTTCCATTCAATCTAAAACATCACAGTCAATCGCAATGGCTTCTATAACCCTCTCAGACAATGCACATAAGGCGCTGGAGCCTCTCCACCTCCAAGATCGTATCATCGGTACCATTTTCGGCTCAGCGCTTGGAGACGCAATTGGCTTATACACAGAGTTTCTGTCCGCCGACATCTCAGCAAAAGCATACCCCGGCCGCAAGTTTACGTTGCTCCCTGCTGAAAAAGCGACACCTTTTCGGCGCGACCATCACAGAAATTTTCATCGTACTGGAGAATGGACTGACGACACAGACCATGCTGTTCTGATACTGCTCTCATTCCTCCATAGCGATGGCAAAAAGCTTGATCCACAAGACTTTGCGTCGAGACTGTCAGTTTGGGTGCGTATGGGACTGAGAGCGCTGGATACCCTgcctcttggtcttggacgtACAGTCGGCGGGATCGTGCGCAGCAAATCTTACCTAGAGGATCCTGAGGGCACAGCGCGCAAGTTCTGGGTGACGGGGAAGTACAATGCTGCGCCCAACGGAAGTCTGATGAGAACACATCCGCTGGGGCTCATGTGTCTCACCAAGTCCGTTGAGGAGACCTTTCAGATCGCAGCAGATTTCTCTGTCGTTACACACGTCGACCCAAGATGTGTGGTGTCTTGCGCCATTGGCACGGCTCTTGTTCGTGGACTTGTCCTCGGCGAGATCTACGAAGAGCAACAGGTAGATGAGTTGATCGAAGCTGGCCTCACGTGGTACAACGAGCTCCGCGAAAAAGAATTGCAGGATGCAGACAAGAAAGATGAGCCTCGTCTGGACGTTGACGAGTTCAGAAAGCATGCCACAGCCCAATCTCTCGCGGACCTAAAGTTGGATGAGAGTTACAAGATCGGATACGTTTACAAGACATTTGGCTCTGGTATCCTGCTTCTTCGGCTAGCACTTCGCCAACTCAAGTCTTCCGGGCAATTATGCTCCCAGCTTGCcatcttcgagaagctcatcacaGATCTGACAATGGAAGGCGGCGACGCAGACACAAACGCCTGCTTTGCCGGTGCTCTATTGGGAGCACTACTTGGGTACAAGTCCTTGCCTCCACATTGGCGCGATGGTCTCCGCCATGGAACTTGGCTTATGGAGAAGTCAGAAGGATTTTGCGACGTGTTAGGTGTCATCAAGGGCTCATACTCCGGATCACGGGACAAGGATACTGCTGAAGACGGTGGACGCGGGTTCTTGACGGACGCacagatggaagagaagtgTATGAGAATGCAGGCTTGGATGGCGCAGGAGGAAACcgaatggaagaagaagcaggagaccgagaagaagaaacctAATTGGTTTGCTTGGAAATAGTGTTGGAATGATACCTTCTAGCCTTTTCATAGCATATGTTTGACAGCTTTCAATCGCAGGGATTATGTTAAAGTTCCTACTCTCTTACACCGATGTGAACAATGATCTTGGTATTTTCCAAGCTGATAGTAGATATAACACAGTACTAAATGATCCTAAAATGATTGCTACATTGTACATGCATGATGCAATAAAAGCAAGAGTATAACGGCCCCTTTTTCGTCCCCCCACGTCCTCCACCATTTTACTCCCTCATATGGACCTCAGTCTCAAACTTCTCATTACTCTCAGTCTCGCCAGTTTCACCACTGGCACTCTTCTCAGAAGCTTCTCCAGGCACACCCATGCTGTGATCCCAGTGAAGCAAGACCTTTGGACCGGTGAAGAGCTTATCGATCTGCTCGAGAGATAACAGTCGGGTCTCGGGGTAGAAGAAGTAGATGAGGGGAACGAAGAAGgcgttgaagatgcagaAGTAGATGTACGTCTTCCAGCCAATGCTTGAGATAGACACGGGAGTGATCTCGACGACGAGGAAGGTGAAGATCCAGTTGGAGGCTGTTGCAAGGGCGGCGGCGCGAGTACGGATTGCCAGGGGAGCATATTCGGCGGGCACTACACTTTGTTAGTTGGGCTGGTCTGGGAGACACTTGGGAGCGTTGACTTACAGAGCCAGGGGATGGCGAGTAACCCAacagcaaagaagaagtctaCCATGGAGTTAGCTAGGTTCATCTCATTTTCAGGGGCTGACTTACTGAATAAGAACAGCATGACAATAGCGACAATACCAGGTCCAGGCTGCCCAGTAGACACGGTTCCAGCCAAAACAGCCATGCAGACTGCTTGACCAGCGGCGgcaaacatcatcaacttgcGGCGACCGAGGCGATCAATGATCCAGATAGGGATAagcgaagagaagaagtaaGCAACTCCATTGAAGCCAGC
This genomic stretch from Fusarium fujikuroi IMI 58289 draft genome, chromosome FFUJ_chr09 harbors:
- a CDS encoding related to D-arabinitol 2-dehydrogenase, translated to MAPAIVSDIELPAHVPETRETPASKASTFKLFSLENKTVAITGGARGLGITLAIAVVEAGGSVACLDILEEPSPAEWAQLNKIATANKAYVSYRKCDVTEEQSVETAMKEIAAEADQSGAPFWGTIACAGIQQQIAALDYPAADFDRILRVNVTGVFNTCKYAARVLREKNSPGSIVIIGSMSGNIANRVSPQSNHQAYPQTNKGQGLSCTAYNSSKAAVQQMCRSVAQEWGQYGIRVNTLSPGYIRTAMTDQLLQENPEVEKTWMAGALLGRLGAPEDFKAPAVFLLSEGASFVHGTDLRVDGGHCASA